A single genomic interval of Halostella salina harbors:
- the sufD gene encoding Fe-S cluster assembly protein SufD, whose translation MSTQVHATIDEGTVRELSDSLDEPEWLLETRLSALEALDGLDMPSVIRTPGREWTNLHDLDFEGFVDPLNAAEDKDQVGPDEVEVLPFAEAVDEHEDLVREQFGSVVDPEEDYLTALSTALFSTGTVVYVPEGVDAEDVTVRTEMNSQSLFNYTLVVTEESSSVTILERQSTGDDVSGERYYSGIVEVAAAENSHVQYGSLQNLSEETYNYTLKRGHADTYATINWIEGNIGSRLTKSSVETYLQGDSSESQIVGAFFGHEDQHFDVNARVWHEAEHTTADLVTRGVLDDEARSVYEGVQDVGSGAWDTNSYQRENTLMLSDESEADASPKLIINNHDTEASHSATVGQVDEEDLFYMETRGTDPQTAENMLVEGFFVPVLEEVAVDELRDDLQELVAARLRE comes from the coding sequence ATGAGCACGCAGGTACACGCAACCATCGACGAGGGGACGGTACGGGAGCTCTCGGACTCGCTCGACGAGCCCGAGTGGCTCCTCGAAACACGGCTGTCGGCGCTGGAGGCCCTCGACGGCCTCGACATGCCCTCGGTCATCCGGACGCCCGGCCGCGAGTGGACGAACCTCCACGACCTCGACTTCGAGGGCTTCGTCGACCCGCTGAACGCCGCCGAGGACAAGGACCAGGTCGGCCCCGACGAGGTCGAGGTCCTGCCCTTCGCGGAGGCGGTCGACGAGCACGAGGACCTCGTGCGCGAGCAGTTCGGCTCCGTCGTCGATCCGGAGGAGGACTACCTCACGGCGCTGTCGACGGCGCTGTTTAGCACCGGGACGGTCGTCTACGTCCCCGAGGGCGTCGACGCCGAGGACGTGACAGTCCGCACCGAAATGAACAGCCAGTCGCTGTTCAACTACACGCTGGTCGTCACCGAGGAGTCGTCCTCGGTCACGATCCTCGAACGGCAGTCCACCGGCGACGACGTGTCGGGCGAGCGCTACTACAGCGGCATCGTCGAGGTCGCCGCCGCCGAGAACAGCCACGTCCAGTACGGCTCGCTCCAGAACCTGAGCGAGGAGACGTACAACTACACGCTGAAGCGCGGCCACGCCGACACGTACGCCACGATCAACTGGATCGAGGGCAACATCGGCTCGCGCCTGACGAAGAGTTCCGTCGAGACGTACCTCCAGGGCGACTCCTCGGAGAGCCAGATCGTCGGCGCGTTCTTCGGCCACGAGGACCAGCACTTCGACGTGAACGCACGCGTCTGGCACGAGGCCGAGCACACCACGGCCGACCTCGTCACGCGCGGCGTGCTCGACGACGAGGCGCGCTCGGTGTACGAGGGCGTTCAGGACGTCGGCAGCGGGGCGTGGGACACCAACTCCTACCAGCGGGAGAACACGCTGATGCTCTCCGACGAGAGCGAGGCCGACGCCTCCCCGAAGCTGATCATCAACAACCACGACACCGAGGCGTCCCACAGCGCCACGGTGGGACAGGTCGACGAGGAGGACCTGTTCTACATGGAGACCCGGGGTACCGACCCCCAGACTGCAGAGAACATGCTCGTCGAGGGCTTCTTCGTGCCGGTGCTCGAAGAGGTCGCCGTCGACGAACTCCGCGACGACCTGCAGGAACTCGTCGCGGCGCGGCTCCGAGAGTAA
- the sufB gene encoding Fe-S cluster assembly protein SufB, translated as MSSDQDHLKETDTEKRFEFKKEESAAVTSDKGLTEEVVRMISDDKDEPEWMLERRLRALKQYQQMPMPTDWPGQPDLSELDVEEIVPYIRPDVDKREGADSWDDLPEDIQDTFEKLGIPEAERKALSGVGAQYESEVVYQNMQEQWEEKGVVFCNMDEAVQEHEELVKEHFMTKCVPPSDNKFAALHGAVWSGGSFVYVPEGVTVEMPVQAYFRMNSEGMGQFEHTLIIAEEGSEVHYIEGCSAPKYGTHNLHAGGVEVFVGEDAHVQYSTVQNWSKNTFNLNTKRAIAEKGGTMEWVSGSMGSKATMLYPSTILKGRGATDNHITIAFAGEGQDIDTGAKVYHNAPNTKSTIESKSIAKDGGRTNYRGLVQIADGAEGSSTAVECDALMFDNESTSDTMPYMEIQESKVDVAHEATVGKIGDEDVFYLQSRGLDDDDAKQMIVSGFIEPITEELPIEYAVELNRLIELEMEGSLG; from the coding sequence ATGAGTTCAGATCAAGACCACCTGAAAGAGACGGACACCGAGAAGCGCTTCGAGTTCAAGAAAGAGGAGAGCGCTGCGGTGACATCCGACAAAGGACTGACCGAGGAGGTCGTCCGAATGATAAGCGACGACAAGGACGAACCGGAGTGGATGCTGGAGCGCCGCCTCCGCGCGCTCAAGCAGTACCAGCAGATGCCGATGCCGACCGACTGGCCCGGCCAGCCGGACCTGTCGGAGCTGGACGTCGAGGAGATCGTCCCGTACATCCGCCCCGACGTCGACAAGCGCGAGGGCGCGGACAGCTGGGACGACCTCCCCGAAGACATTCAGGACACGTTCGAGAAGCTCGGCATTCCGGAGGCCGAGCGGAAGGCGCTCTCGGGCGTCGGCGCGCAGTACGAGTCCGAGGTCGTCTACCAGAACATGCAGGAGCAGTGGGAGGAGAAGGGCGTCGTGTTCTGCAACATGGACGAGGCCGTCCAGGAACACGAGGAGCTCGTCAAGGAGCACTTCATGACGAAGTGCGTCCCCCCGAGCGACAACAAGTTCGCCGCGCTCCACGGCGCGGTCTGGTCGGGCGGCTCGTTCGTGTACGTCCCCGAGGGCGTCACCGTCGAGATGCCCGTCCAGGCGTACTTCCGCATGAACAGCGAGGGGATGGGCCAGTTCGAGCACACCCTCATCATCGCCGAGGAGGGCTCCGAGGTCCACTACATCGAGGGCTGTTCGGCCCCGAAGTACGGCACGCACAACCTCCACGCCGGCGGCGTCGAGGTGTTCGTCGGCGAGGACGCCCACGTCCAGTACTCAACCGTCCAGAACTGGTCGAAGAACACGTTCAACCTGAACACCAAGCGCGCCATCGCGGAGAAGGGCGGCACGATGGAGTGGGTGTCCGGCAGCATGGGCTCGAAGGCCACGATGCTGTACCCCTCGACCATCCTCAAGGGTCGCGGCGCGACGGACAACCACATCACCATCGCCTTCGCGGGCGAAGGGCAGGACATCGACACCGGCGCGAAGGTGTACCACAACGCGCCGAACACGAAGTCGACCATCGAGTCCAAGTCCATCGCCAAGGACGGCGGCCGCACGAACTACCGCGGCCTCGTCCAGATCGCCGACGGCGCGGAGGGCTCCTCCACCGCCGTCGAGTGCGACGCGCTGATGTTCGACAACGAGTCGACCTCCGACACCATGCCGTACATGGAGATCCAGGAGTCGAAGGTCGACGTCGCCCACGAGGCGACCGTCGGGAAGATCGGCGACGAGGACGTGTTCTACCTCCAGAGCCGCGGCCTCGACGACGACGACGCGAAGCAGATGATCGTCTCCGGCTTCATCGAGCCGATCACGGAGGAACTGCCTATCGAGTACGCGGTCGAACTGAACCGCCTCATCGAGCTGGAGATGGAGGGGAGCCTCGGATAA